From a region of the Gordonia sp. PP30 genome:
- a CDS encoding alpha/beta hydrolase → MADQPTIVLVHGFWGGAAHWANVIIELHRRGYSEIRAVENPLTSLRDDAERTRTMVAQISGPVVLVGHSYGGAVITEAGNLPNVRALVYVAAFAPDAGESPGAITQENPPAGAASLVPDSDGYLWIKHTEFGESFAQDLSANDVLVMAVTQKAPLASTFGDPITDPAWRHKPSWYQVSTADHMIHPDNQRRMARRLSPRGTIELDSSHASLASHPVEVVDLIERAVTDTAG, encoded by the coding sequence ATGGCAGACCAGCCGACCATCGTCCTCGTCCACGGGTTCTGGGGCGGTGCAGCGCACTGGGCGAATGTGATCATCGAACTCCACCGGCGGGGCTACTCGGAGATCCGCGCCGTGGAGAATCCCCTGACATCGCTTCGGGACGACGCCGAGCGCACGCGCACGATGGTGGCGCAGATCAGTGGTCCGGTGGTCCTCGTCGGCCATTCATACGGCGGCGCGGTCATCACCGAGGCCGGAAACCTCCCGAACGTGCGGGCATTGGTCTATGTCGCGGCTTTCGCGCCCGACGCCGGCGAGAGCCCCGGCGCCATCACCCAGGAGAACCCGCCTGCGGGCGCGGCCTCCCTGGTGCCCGACTCGGACGGCTACCTGTGGATCAAGCACACCGAGTTCGGCGAGAGCTTCGCTCAGGATCTCTCCGCGAACGACGTGCTCGTCATGGCGGTGACACAGAAAGCGCCGCTCGCTTCGACGTTCGGCGACCCGATCACCGATCCGGCCTGGCGCCACAAGCCGAGCTGGTACCAGGTGTCCACCGCCGACCACATGATCCATCCAGACAATCAGCGGCGTATGGCCCGGCGCCTGTCCCCGCGCGGCACCATCGAACTGGACTCGAGTCACGCCTCGCTCGCCTCACACCCCGTCGAGGTCGTCGATCTGATCGAGCGCGCCGTAACTGACACGGCCGGCTGA
- a CDS encoding AraC family transcriptional regulator: MCGEFDTDSAAADGVLSVLPAVIHCEASAPGSAWLPLSIELLLVETRGLRPGRHVMASRILDLLFIHALRQWAATTDIAVPGWLTAAMDPNIGAALTAIHRDPSAPWSVDSLAQTALLSRSAFAESFTRLLGVAPAAYVAQCRLDRAAELLLDTHLSIAGIGRSVGYASESGFSRAFSRRFGRPPRTWRSESRSARRV; the protein is encoded by the coding sequence TTGTGCGGAGAATTCGATACCGACAGCGCTGCCGCGGACGGTGTCCTTTCCGTCCTGCCCGCCGTGATCCATTGCGAGGCGAGTGCGCCGGGTTCGGCGTGGCTTCCGCTGAGCATCGAGTTGCTGCTCGTCGAGACTCGGGGCCTGCGGCCCGGCCGCCACGTGATGGCGTCACGGATCCTCGACCTGCTGTTCATTCATGCGCTGCGGCAGTGGGCGGCGACCACCGACATCGCGGTGCCTGGATGGCTGACCGCGGCGATGGACCCGAACATCGGCGCCGCACTCACCGCTATCCACCGAGATCCGAGCGCTCCGTGGTCGGTGGATTCACTCGCGCAGACAGCCTTGCTGTCACGGTCGGCGTTCGCGGAGAGCTTCACCCGGCTCCTCGGCGTTGCGCCGGCGGCGTACGTTGCGCAGTGCCGACTCGACCGGGCTGCGGAACTGCTTCTCGACACCCACCTGTCGATCGCAGGGATCGGGCGGTCTGTCGGATACGCATCGGAATCGGGCTTCAGCCGAGCGTTCTCTCGCAGGTTCGGACGTCCACCGAGGACGTGGCGCAGCGAATCGAGGAGCGCTCGTCGTGTATGA